One Streptococcus sp. S1 DNA window includes the following coding sequences:
- the serS gene encoding serine--tRNA ligase, giving the protein MLDIKRIRTDFDAVAKKLATRGVDAAILNEMKEIDAKRRDILVKVENLKAERNTVSAEIAQAKRNKENADDKIAAMQTLSAEVKALDTELAEIDAKLTEFTTTLPNIPADSVPVGADEDDNVEVRRWGTPREFGFEPKAHWDLGEDLDILDWERGAKVTGARFLFYKGLGARLERAIYNFMLDEHGKEGYTEVIPPYMVNHDSMFGTGQYPKFKEDTFELSDTNYVLIPTAEVPLTNYYRDEILDGKDLPIYFTAMSPSFRSEAGSAGRDTRGLIRLHQFHKVEMVKFAKPEESYDELEKMVVNAENILQKLNLPYRVVALSTGDMGFSAAKTYDLEVWIPAQNTYREISSCSNTEDFQARRAQIRYRDEADGKVKLLHTLNGSGLAVGRTVAAILENYQNEDGSVTIPEVLRPYMGGAEVIAPK; this is encoded by the coding sequence ATGTTAGATATTAAACGAATTCGTACAGACTTTGATGCTGTTGCTAAAAAATTGGCAACACGTGGCGTAGATGCAGCTATTTTGAATGAAATGAAAGAAATCGATGCTAAACGTCGAGATATCTTAGTCAAAGTAGAAAATCTCAAAGCAGAGCGTAACACTGTATCTGCTGAAATCGCACAAGCTAAACGCAACAAGGAAAATGCAGATGATAAGATTGCTGCCATGCAAACCCTCTCTGCAGAAGTCAAAGCATTGGATACAGAATTGGCTGAAATCGATGCCAAATTAACTGAATTCACTACTACCCTTCCAAACATCCCTGCTGACAGTGTCCCTGTTGGAGCGGATGAGGATGACAACGTTGAGGTTCGCCGTTGGGGAACACCGCGCGAATTTGGATTCGAACCAAAAGCTCACTGGGATTTAGGAGAAGACCTTGATATCCTTGACTGGGAACGCGGGGCTAAAGTCACTGGTGCTCGTTTCCTCTTCTACAAAGGACTTGGAGCTCGCTTAGAACGCGCTATCTACAACTTCATGTTGGATGAACATGGCAAGGAAGGCTACACTGAAGTCATCCCTCCTTACATGGTCAACCATGATTCTATGTTTGGTACTGGTCAATATCCAAAATTCAAGGAAGATACTTTTGAACTTAGCGATACCAATTATGTCCTCATTCCAACAGCTGAAGTTCCTTTGACAAACTACTATCGCGATGAAATTCTTGATGGGAAAGATCTTCCAATCTACTTCACCGCTATGAGTCCATCTTTCCGTTCAGAAGCTGGTTCAGCCGGTCGTGATACCCGTGGCTTGATCCGTTTGCACCAATTCCATAAGGTTGAAATGGTGAAATTTGCCAAACCAGAAGAATCATATGATGAATTGGAAAAAATGGTTGTCAATGCTGAAAATATCCTTCAAAAACTCAACCTTCCATACCGTGTGGTAGCTCTCTCAACGGGAGACATGGGCTTCTCAGCTGCCAAGACTTATGACTTGGAAGTATGGATTCCAGCGCAAAACACCTACCGTGAAATCTCAAGCTGTTCCAATACAGAAGATTTCCAAGCTCGCCGTGCGCAAATCCGCTACCGTGATGAAGCAGATGGCAAGGTAAAACTCCTTCACACTTTGAACGGTTCTGGATTGGCAGTCGGACGTACCGTCGCTGCTATTCTTGAAAACTACCAAAACGAAGACGGTTCTGTGACCATTCCAGAAGTCCTTCGCCCATACATGGGTGGCGCAGAAGTCATCGCACCAAAATAA
- a CDS encoding Cof-type HAD-IIB family hydrolase yields MHKKMIALDLDGTLLNSESKLSDFTIDTIKKISALGHKIIITTGRPYRMAHTYYKQLELDTPMINFNGSLTHLPEKKWADEQCLTLDKKYLLDMVANRDTIQADFIAGEYRNKFFITDPNEHVADPKLFGIESFQPENQFNPERVTSDPNCILFQTKAEDKYALADEMNRHYDYNLSINTWGGPLNILECNPKNVTKASALTYLLDKLNMDQKDLIAFGDEHNDTEMLALAGHGYAMKNASSVLLPYADSVTDFTNNEDGVARQLIQLFL; encoded by the coding sequence ATGCATAAAAAGATGATCGCTCTAGATTTAGACGGCACCCTCTTAAATTCCGAAAGCAAATTGAGCGACTTTACCATTGATACGATTAAAAAAATTAGTGCTCTTGGCCATAAAATCATTATTACAACAGGACGCCCCTACCGTATGGCACATACCTACTACAAACAACTAGAGCTAGATACTCCAATGATCAATTTTAATGGTTCTCTTACGCATCTACCTGAGAAAAAATGGGCGGATGAACAATGTTTGACTTTAGATAAAAAATACCTGCTAGATATGGTCGCTAACCGAGACACCATCCAAGCGGACTTTATAGCTGGCGAATACCGCAATAAATTCTTTATTACTGATCCAAATGAGCACGTTGCAGACCCTAAATTATTCGGTATTGAATCTTTCCAACCAGAAAATCAATTCAATCCCGAGCGGGTAACGAGCGACCCAAACTGTATCCTCTTTCAAACGAAAGCGGAAGACAAATATGCTCTGGCAGATGAAATGAATCGGCATTATGACTACAATCTGTCAATCAATACTTGGGGTGGTCCCTTAAATATTCTGGAATGCAATCCCAAAAATGTAACCAAAGCATCCGCTCTGACCTACCTTCTAGATAAACTCAATATGGATCAGAAGGATTTGATTGCCTTTGGAGACGAGCACAATGATACTGAGATGCTAGCTCTCGCTGGTCATGGATACGCCATGAAAAATGCTAGCTCCGTCCTTCTCCCTTATGCAGACTCCGTCACAGATTTCACCAATAACGAAGATGGTGTCGCGCGCCAATTAATTCAATTATTCTTATAA
- the lytR gene encoding glycopolymer--peptidoglycan transferase LytR, with the protein MVKKIILMFLSLLTVTVIGVGAYGLTILNQTTGALSKTYKSFGNETNVIAENKPMTILLMGVDTGSGSREDPWAGNSDTMILVTVNPQTKETTMTSLERDILTNITSDGETVQAKLNSAYAQGGAKLAIKTIQDLLNIHIDRYVMINMKGLVQLVDKVGGITVNNPFDFDISIEENEPEYTAKIAPGRQEINGDQALVYSRMRYQDPEGDYGRQKRQREVIKKIVEKVLSLNSLSHYKGIIESVSDNMQTNISLDSNSLLQLLGYKDALSTIHQYQLKGEDATLADGGSYQIVTSKHLLKIQNIIRKALGKKEIKTLKTNAYLLDGDEELKNSSSQNDTPVATSEEAPVYQEYNQLPVVPSTQDTGVVTPQSSVAPVTPVAPAATESSSVTPTVPSE; encoded by the coding sequence ATGGTTAAAAAAATTATTTTGATGTTTTTGAGCTTATTGACGGTAACAGTGATTGGGGTCGGAGCCTATGGCCTTACCATCCTTAATCAGACGACGGGGGCACTCAGTAAGACCTATAAGAGCTTTGGAAATGAGACCAATGTCATTGCAGAAAACAAGCCGATGACCATCCTTTTGATGGGGGTTGATACAGGTAGTGGTTCTAGGGAAGATCCTTGGGCTGGAAATAGTGATACCATGATTTTGGTGACTGTTAATCCTCAAACAAAAGAAACAACCATGACGAGCTTGGAAAGAGATATCCTAACCAATATTACTTCAGATGGTGAAACGGTCCAAGCAAAATTGAATTCGGCTTATGCTCAAGGTGGTGCCAAGTTAGCCATTAAGACCATTCAAGATCTTTTGAATATCCATATTGACCGCTATGTCATGATCAATATGAAGGGATTGGTTCAATTAGTGGATAAGGTTGGTGGGATCACGGTTAACAATCCATTTGACTTCGATATCTCGATTGAGGAAAATGAGCCAGAATATACGGCTAAAATCGCACCAGGACGTCAGGAAATTAATGGGGACCAAGCACTCGTTTACTCACGGATGCGCTACCAAGACCCGGAAGGAGACTATGGGCGTCAAAAACGCCAACGTGAAGTGATTAAAAAAATTGTTGAGAAAGTTTTAAGCCTCAATAGTTTGAGTCACTACAAAGGAATTATTGAGTCTGTTAGTGACAATATGCAAACCAACATTTCACTTGATAGCAACAGTCTTCTTCAATTACTCGGATATAAAGACGCCCTTTCAACGATTCATCAGTATCAGCTGAAAGGAGAAGATGCGACCTTGGCAGATGGTGGAAGTTATCAGATTGTCACTTCAAAACATCTCTTGAAAATTCAAAATATCATCCGCAAAGCTTTAGGAAAGAAAGAAATTAAAACACTGAAAACAAATGCTTACTTATTGGATGGAGACGAAGAGTTGAAGAATTCTTCTTCTCAAAATGATACTCCAGTAGCAACATCTGAGGAAGCACCTGTTTACCAAGAGTATAACCAACTACCAGTTGTACCATCAACCCAGGATACAGGTGTAGTGACACCTCAAAGTTCCGTTGCTCCTGTAACGCCAGTTGCCCCTGCAGCTACAGAGTCGAGCAGTGTGACACCTACGGTACCTTCAGAATAA
- a CDS encoding PTS system mannose/fructose/sorbose family transporter subunit IID, translating to MTEKLQLSKSDRQKVWWRSTFLQGSWNYERMQNLGWAYSLIPAIKKLYTKKEDQAAALERHMEFFNTHPYVAAPIIGVTLALEEERANGAAIDDAAIQGVKIGMMGPLAGIGDPVFWFTVRPILGALGASLAASGNILGPLIFFIAWNAIRMAFLWYTQELGYKAGSEITKDMSGGILQDITKGASILGMFILAVLVERWVSIKFIFNVSSVKLDDKAYIHWDKLPEGYKGIQEAFAQVGSGLSQTPEKVTTFQQNLDSLIPGLMGLLLTFACMWLLKKKVSPITIIIALFVIGVLAHVAGLM from the coding sequence ATGACTGAAAAATTACAATTATCTAAATCAGATCGTCAAAAAGTTTGGTGGCGTTCAACCTTCTTGCAAGGTTCTTGGAACTATGAACGGATGCAAAACTTGGGTTGGGCATACTCATTGATCCCAGCTATCAAAAAACTCTACACAAAGAAAGAAGACCAAGCGGCTGCTCTTGAGCGTCACATGGAATTCTTTAACACTCACCCATACGTTGCCGCTCCTATCATCGGGGTAACGCTTGCTCTTGAAGAAGAAAGAGCAAACGGTGCCGCTATTGACGATGCTGCCATCCAAGGGGTTAAAATTGGTATGATGGGTCCTTTGGCGGGTATCGGAGATCCAGTCTTCTGGTTTACAGTACGTCCTATCCTTGGTGCCCTTGGTGCATCACTTGCTGCATCTGGTAACATCCTTGGCCCACTCATCTTCTTTATCGCATGGAATGCGATTCGTATGGCCTTCTTGTGGTACACGCAAGAACTTGGTTACAAAGCAGGTTCTGAAATTACCAAAGATATGTCTGGTGGGATCTTGCAAGACATCACTAAAGGGGCTTCTATCCTTGGGATGTTCATCCTCGCTGTCTTGGTAGAACGTTGGGTATCTATTAAATTCATCTTTAATGTTTCTTCTGTCAAATTAGACGACAAAGCTTATATCCACTGGGATAAACTTCCTGAAGGATACAAGGGTATCCAAGAAGCCTTCGCTCAAGTTGGCTCAGGTCTATCTCAAACACCTGAAAAAGTTACAACTTTCCAACAAAACTTGGATTCATTGATTCCTGGTTTGATGGGATTACTTCTTACTTTTGCTTGTATGTGGTTGTTGAAGAAAAAAGTATCTCCAATCACCATCATCATCGCTCTCTTTGTAATCGGTGTATTAGCACACGTTGCGGGCTTGATGTAA
- the adhP gene encoding alcohol dehydrogenase AdhP, which produces MKAVVVNPEGTGVEIVANKEMRPLETGEALVQIEYCGVCHTDLHVAHGDFGKVPGRVLGHEGIGLVKEVAPDVKSLKVGDRVSVAWFFEGCGTCEYCTTGRETLCRTVKNAGYSVDGGMAEQCIVTADYAVKVPEGLDPAQASSITCAGVTTYKAIKEAKAEPGQWIVIYGAGGLGNLAVQYAKKVFNAHVIAVDINNDKLELAKEVGADFVINGREVEDVPGLIKEKTNGGAHSAVVTAVSKVAFNQAVDSVRAGGRVIAVGLPSEMMDLSIVKTVLDGIQVIGSLVGTRKDLEEAFQFGAEGLVVPVVQKRPVEDAVKVFDEMEAGTIQGRMVLDFTN; this is translated from the coding sequence ATGAAAGCTGTTGTTGTAAATCCAGAAGGTACTGGTGTTGAAATTGTTGCGAACAAAGAAATGCGACCACTTGAAACAGGGGAAGCTCTTGTTCAAATCGAATACTGTGGTGTCTGCCACACTGACTTGCACGTCGCACATGGAGACTTCGGTAAAGTTCCAGGCCGTGTTCTTGGACACGAAGGAATCGGACTTGTGAAAGAAGTTGCTCCAGATGTCAAGAGCCTTAAAGTTGGGGATCGTGTCAGTGTTGCTTGGTTCTTCGAAGGATGTGGAACTTGTGAATACTGTACAACTGGTCGCGAGACTCTTTGTCGGACTGTTAAAAATGCAGGTTACTCTGTTGATGGAGGAATGGCTGAACAATGTATCGTAACTGCAGACTACGCAGTAAAAGTACCAGAGGGATTAGATCCAGCCCAAGCTTCTTCTATTACCTGTGCCGGTGTTACAACCTACAAAGCTATCAAAGAAGCCAAAGCTGAACCAGGCCAATGGATCGTTATCTATGGAGCTGGTGGCTTGGGTAACTTAGCTGTTCAATATGCCAAGAAAGTCTTCAACGCTCATGTCATCGCTGTTGATATCAACAATGATAAACTCGAATTGGCTAAAGAAGTTGGGGCAGACTTTGTCATTAATGGTCGTGAAGTCGAAGATGTCCCAGGATTGATCAAAGAAAAAACAAATGGTGGAGCTCACTCTGCTGTCGTAACAGCTGTTTCTAAAGTAGCTTTCAACCAAGCAGTAGATTCTGTTCGTGCAGGTGGCCGCGTGATCGCAGTTGGTCTTCCTTCTGAAATGATGGACCTCAGCATTGTGAAAACGGTATTAGATGGTATCCAAGTCATTGGTTCTCTTGTAGGAACTCGTAAAGACTTGGAAGAAGCTTTCCAATTTGGGGCAGAAGGCTTGGTAGTCCCTGTCGTTCAAAAACGTCCAGTGGAAGATGCTGTCAAAGTCTTTGACGAAATGGAAGCCGGAACCATTCAAGGACGTATGGTACTTGACTTTACAAACTAA
- a CDS encoding GNAT family N-acetyltransferase — MTKEKEVTLEIRQAESADAALVIDFLNQVGKESDYMTLDETGIGMTLADMEHFLMVQEMSDNRICLLLFLDQELVALLNITAASKRSTQHIGDVFIVVQKAYWNQGLGQILLEEGIEWAHSTGILRKLVLNVQVRNERAVHLYKKLGFEIEGCQARGACSAEGEFLDVYLMGKLID, encoded by the coding sequence ATGACTAAGGAAAAGGAAGTGACGTTAGAAATACGGCAAGCTGAAAGTGCAGACGCAGCTCTTGTCATTGATTTCTTAAATCAAGTTGGAAAAGAGTCGGACTACATGACGCTAGATGAAACTGGGATTGGCATGACTCTAGCAGACATGGAGCATTTTCTAATGGTGCAAGAGATGTCGGATAACCGGATTTGCCTCTTGCTATTTCTAGATCAGGAATTGGTAGCTTTGTTAAATATCACTGCGGCTTCTAAACGGTCCACTCAGCATATTGGTGATGTCTTTATTGTGGTTCAAAAAGCTTATTGGAATCAAGGGCTTGGACAGATCTTGCTGGAAGAAGGAATTGAGTGGGCACACTCGACCGGTATTCTTCGGAAACTAGTCTTGAATGTCCAAGTGCGCAATGAACGGGCGGTTCACCTGTATAAAAAGTTAGGTTTTGAGATCGAAGGTTGCCAAGCTCGTGGAGCTTGTTCAGCTGAAGGAGAATTTTTAGATGTTTACCTTATGGGGAAACTGATAGATTAG
- a CDS encoding PTS mannose/fructose/sorbose transporter subunit IIC — MSIISMVLVVVVAFLAGLEGILDQFQFHQPLVACTLIGLVTGNLTAGIMLGGSLQFIALGWANIGAAVAPDAALASVAAAIIMVLGGDFSTKGIAVAQGVAIPLAVAGLFLTMIVRTLSVGLVHTADAAARKGDIKGVERAHFVALLLQGLRIAIPAALLLMIPAETVKTALEQMPKWLSDGMQIGGGMVVAVGYAMVINMMASREVWPFFAIGFALAAVSQLTLIALGAIGVALALIYLTLSKKGGNGGGGAATSNDPIGDILEDY; from the coding sequence ATGTCTATTATTTCTATGGTATTAGTGGTCGTTGTTGCCTTCTTAGCAGGTCTTGAAGGTATCCTTGACCAATTCCAATTCCACCAACCCCTTGTTGCTTGTACCTTAATCGGTTTGGTAACAGGTAATTTGACTGCTGGCATTATGCTTGGTGGTTCACTTCAATTTATTGCACTTGGCTGGGCAAACATTGGTGCCGCAGTTGCACCCGATGCTGCCCTTGCATCTGTCGCTGCTGCCATCATCATGGTACTTGGGGGAGACTTCAGTACAAAAGGAATCGCTGTCGCTCAAGGTGTCGCTATTCCACTTGCAGTTGCTGGTCTTTTCTTGACCATGATCGTCCGTACCCTTTCCGTTGGTTTGGTTCACACTGCCGACGCTGCTGCTAGAAAAGGGGATATCAAAGGTGTAGAACGCGCTCACTTTGTGGCCCTTCTTCTTCAAGGTCTTCGTATCGCCATTCCTGCAGCCCTCTTGTTGATGATTCCTGCTGAAACTGTCAAAACTGCTCTTGAACAAATGCCAAAATGGCTCTCTGATGGAATGCAAATCGGTGGTGGTATGGTTGTAGCCGTTGGTTATGCCATGGTTATCAACATGATGGCGAGCCGTGAAGTATGGCCATTCTTTGCCATCGGTTTTGCTCTTGCAGCCGTTAGCCAATTAACTTTGATCGCTCTTGGAGCAATTGGTGTTGCCCTTGCCTTGATCTACCTTACTCTTTCTAAGAAAGGTGGCAATGGAGGTGGCGGTGCCGCTACTTCTAACGATCCAATTGGCGACATTCTCGAAGACTATTAA
- the tsaE gene encoding tRNA (adenosine(37)-N6)-threonylcarbamoyltransferase complex ATPase subunit type 1 TsaE yields the protein MISHNETELIALGKQLGKLIEKQDVIILSGDLGAGKTTFTKGIAKGLGIDQMIKSPTYTIVREYEGRLPLYHLDVYRIGNDPDSIDLDDFLFGDGATIIEWGELIEPSLSDAYLKIFIRKLEDGRELAFEAHGARAEALLASFEQVEKTDD from the coding sequence ATGATTAGTCACAATGAAACGGAGCTGATCGCTCTAGGAAAACAGCTAGGAAAACTCATAGAAAAGCAAGACGTGATCATCTTATCAGGTGATCTAGGGGCAGGAAAAACGACCTTTACTAAAGGAATTGCAAAGGGGTTAGGGATTGATCAGATGATTAAAAGCCCGACTTATACCATTGTTCGTGAATACGAAGGTCGCTTGCCTTTATACCATTTGGATGTTTACCGGATTGGAAATGATCCAGATTCTATTGATTTAGATGATTTTCTATTTGGAGATGGGGCTACCATTATTGAATGGGGAGAGCTGATTGAGCCGAGTCTTTCGGATGCTTATCTAAAAATTTTTATCCGAAAATTGGAAGATGGGAGAGAGTTAGCTTTTGAAGCTCATGGAGCGCGTGCAGAAGCTTTACTAGCATCCTTTGAGCAGGTGGAAAAAACCGATGACTAA
- a CDS encoding HIT family protein: MVDDCIFCKIIAGDIPSSKVYEDEEVLAFLDISQVTPGHTLVVPKKHARNLLEMDETATAQLFARVSIVAKKVEAATQAKGMNIISNMEEVSGQTVFHTHVHIIPRYSDQDELAISFTEHEPNFEQLAVLAETIKNS; encoded by the coding sequence ATGGTTGACGATTGTATTTTTTGTAAGATTATAGCTGGCGACATTCCTTCCTCCAAAGTCTATGAGGACGAGGAAGTCCTCGCATTTTTGGACATCTCTCAGGTTACACCAGGTCATACGTTAGTAGTTCCAAAAAAACACGCTCGCAACCTCTTAGAGATGGACGAAACCGCCACAGCTCAACTATTTGCACGTGTTTCTATAGTTGCTAAAAAAGTAGAAGCTGCTACCCAAGCTAAGGGAATGAATATCATCAGCAACATGGAAGAGGTTTCTGGACAAACCGTATTTCACACACATGTCCACATTATCCCTCGCTATTCCGATCAAGATGAGCTTGCCATTTCTTTTACTGAACACGAGCCTAATTTTGAACAACTAGCAGTTCTCGCAGAAACCATCAAAAACAGTTAA
- a CDS encoding PTS sugar transporter subunit IIB, which yields MSIGIIIASHGEFAAGIHQSGSMIFGDQEKVQVVTFMPSEGPDDLYAKFNAAVAAFDAEDEVLVLADLWSGSPFNQASRVMGENPDRKFAIITGLNLPMLIQAYTERLMDANAGVDKVAANIIKEAKDGVKALPEELNPVEEASTAAAAPVAQAAIPEGTVIGDGKLKINLARLDTRLLHGQVATAWTPDSKADRIIVASDSVAKDELRKELIKQAAPNGVKANVVPIQKLIDVAKDPRFGNTHALILFETPQDALRAIEGGVPIKTLNVGSMAHSTGKTMVNNVLSMDKDDVATFEKMRDLGVEFDVRKVPNDSKKDLFDLINKANVQ from the coding sequence ATGAGTATTGGTATCATTATTGCTAGCCACGGTGAATTTGCAGCTGGAATCCACCAATCCGGCTCGATGATCTTTGGGGATCAAGAGAAAGTTCAAGTGGTTACGTTCATGCCAAGTGAAGGCCCGGATGATCTCTATGCTAAATTCAATGCAGCTGTTGCCGCATTTGATGCAGAAGATGAAGTCTTGGTTTTGGCTGACCTTTGGAGTGGTTCTCCATTTAACCAAGCAAGTCGCGTCATGGGAGAAAATCCAGATCGTAAATTTGCGATCATTACAGGATTAAACCTTCCGATGTTGATTCAAGCTTATACAGAACGTTTGATGGATGCAAATGCCGGCGTTGATAAAGTCGCTGCAAACATCATTAAGGAAGCAAAAGACGGTGTCAAAGCCCTTCCAGAAGAATTGAATCCTGTTGAAGAAGCTAGTACAGCCGCTGCTGCTCCTGTAGCCCAAGCTGCTATTCCAGAAGGAACAGTTATCGGAGATGGAAAACTCAAGATTAACCTTGCCCGCTTAGATACACGTCTTCTTCATGGACAAGTGGCAACTGCTTGGACACCTGATTCAAAAGCCGATCGGATCATTGTTGCTTCAGATTCTGTTGCCAAAGATGAACTCCGTAAGGAATTGATCAAACAAGCGGCACCAAATGGTGTGAAAGCAAACGTTGTCCCAATTCAAAAATTGATCGACGTTGCAAAAGATCCACGTTTTGGAAATACCCATGCTTTGATCTTATTTGAAACACCTCAAGATGCTCTTCGCGCCATCGAAGGTGGTGTTCCGATTAAAACCTTGAACGTTGGTTCAATGGCCCACTCAACTGGTAAAACCATGGTGAACAATGTGTTATCAATGGATAAAGATGATGTGGCTACATTTGAAAAAATGCGTGATCTTGGAGTAGAATTTGACGTCCGTAAAGTGCCAAATGACTCTAAGAAAGATTTGTTTGACTTAATTAACAAAGCTAACGTTCAATAA
- a CDS encoding DUF956 family protein, whose protein sequence is MAQSLNKTVEFHTTGVSYLGVGGKVGKILVGNAAFEFYADANVEDYIQIPWQEIERIGANVSGRKISRHFEIYTRESKFLFASKDSGKILKIAREHLGNDKIVKLPTLIQIITAKIKNLFAK, encoded by the coding sequence ATGGCTCAATCATTGAATAAAACCGTTGAATTCCATACTACAGGGGTTTCTTACCTTGGAGTGGGGGGAAAGGTTGGAAAAATCCTAGTCGGGAATGCCGCTTTTGAATTTTATGCGGATGCAAATGTAGAAGACTACATCCAAATTCCCTGGCAAGAAATCGAGCGAATCGGAGCCAATGTATCCGGACGTAAAATTAGCCGCCATTTTGAAATCTATACCAGAGAATCAAAATTTCTCTTTGCTTCAAAAGACTCTGGAAAAATTTTAAAGATTGCTCGGGAACATCTAGGAAATGATAAAATTGTCAAACTTCCTACGTTGATCCAAATCATCACGGCTAAAATTAAAAATCTATTTGCAAAATAG
- a CDS encoding NCS2 family permease, whose protein sequence is MDKFFKLSEHGTTVRTEVLAGLTTFFAMSYILFVNPQMLSQTGMPAQGVFLATIIGSVVGTLMMAFYANLPYAQAPGMGLNAFFTFTVVFGMGYSWQEALGMVFICGVISLIITLTNVRKMIIESIPTALRSAISAGIGIFLAYVGIKNAGFLKFTIDPHTYTVVGEGADKANATISANASAVPGLVDFNNPAVLLALVGLAITIFFVVKGIKGGIILSILATTVLGILIHVVDITKIDFASNHLGAAFNDLGTIFGQALGSKGLGSLISNTSRLPETLMAILAFSLTDIFDTIGTLIGTGEKVGIVATNGENHQSAKLDKALYSDLVATSVGAIAGTSNVTTYVESAAGIGAGGRTGLTALVVAICFAISSLFSPLLAIVPTAATAPILIVVGIMMLSGLKNIHWEDMSEAVPAFFTSIFMGFSYSITQGIAAGFITYSLVKVVKGQAKEVHSMIWILDVLFILNYVSMALN, encoded by the coding sequence ATGGATAAGTTTTTTAAACTTTCAGAACATGGAACCACTGTTCGGACAGAGGTTCTTGCTGGTTTGACAACCTTTTTTGCGATGAGTTATATCCTCTTCGTAAACCCTCAAATGTTGTCACAAACAGGTATGCCAGCTCAAGGAGTCTTCCTTGCAACGATTATTGGATCCGTTGTCGGGACCTTGATGATGGCTTTTTATGCCAATTTACCTTATGCACAAGCACCTGGGATGGGCTTGAATGCCTTCTTTACCTTTACCGTTGTATTTGGTATGGGCTACTCATGGCAGGAAGCTTTGGGAATGGTCTTCATTTGTGGTGTGATTTCATTGATTATCACATTGACAAATGTTCGAAAGATGATCATTGAATCAATTCCGACCGCTCTTCGGTCTGCTATTTCAGCGGGGATCGGGATTTTCTTGGCTTATGTTGGGATTAAGAATGCAGGATTTTTGAAATTCACGATTGATCCTCATACCTATACAGTGGTCGGGGAAGGAGCAGATAAGGCGAATGCAACGATCTCAGCCAATGCATCTGCTGTTCCTGGATTGGTTGATTTTAACAATCCGGCTGTCCTCTTGGCTCTTGTTGGTCTTGCGATTACTATTTTCTTTGTTGTCAAAGGAATTAAGGGAGGGATTATCCTTTCTATCTTAGCAACGACTGTGCTTGGAATTCTCATCCATGTGGTTGATATCACTAAAATTGACTTTGCAAGTAACCATCTAGGAGCTGCCTTTAATGATTTAGGCACGATCTTTGGTCAAGCTTTGGGATCAAAAGGATTGGGTTCGTTGATTTCCAATACGTCTCGTTTGCCTGAGACCTTAATGGCAATTTTAGCCTTCTCCTTGACTGATATTTTTGATACAATTGGAACTTTAATCGGTACGGGTGAAAAAGTTGGGATTGTTGCGACAAATGGGGAAAACCATCAATCAGCGAAATTAGATAAGGCCCTCTATTCAGACCTTGTAGCGACTTCAGTCGGAGCTATTGCAGGAACTTCAAACGTAACGACGTATGTTGAATCTGCAGCTGGTATTGGAGCTGGTGGACGCACTGGTTTGACAGCCTTGGTTGTGGCAATCTGTTTTGCTATTTCAAGTCTCTTTAGTCCTTTGTTGGCGATTGTACCGACCGCTGCTACAGCTCCAATTTTGATTGTTGTTGGGATCATGATGTTGAGTGGATTGAAAAATATCCATTGGGAAGATATGTCAGAAGCAGTTCCTGCCTTCTTCACCTCTATCTTTATGGGCTTCAGCTACTCGATTACACAAGGGATCGCTGCTGGATTTATCACCTATAGCTTGGTGAAGGTGGTTAAAGGACAAGCCAAAGAAGTGCACAGCATGATTTGGATTTTAGATGTTCTCTTTATTTTAAACTACGTTAGCATGGCCTTGAATTAA